The following DNA comes from Pomacea canaliculata isolate SZHN2017 linkage group LG10, ASM307304v1, whole genome shotgun sequence.
ATTCCATTGAATTTTAATTGAGTCATATAGCGTGTCAAGCAGCCTCGATTAATACCAATCCAAATTGCAGCAGTTTTATCAAAGTTAATATTGAGACCTGAAAACAGAGCAAACTTCTCCAATTCCCAAACAGTTGCTTCAAAAGATTCTTTAGATCCATCAAGAAACAATgacatgtcatcagcaaattgtgACACTAGGAATGATTTGCTTCCCACAACTATACCTTTATAATCAGGCATTATCTCTAAGTAGAATGGAGAGAATTTCCGCACATATATAAGGAAGATATATGCGAAAGAGGATCGCCCTGTCTGCAACCTCGTTCTATACGAAAACGTCGAGAGACAGCCATTTACAATAAGGCAagattctgcatctttataaaatacatgtacCCACCGTAAAATCTGGTCCAAAATTAAACAGTCTAAGGGCTGAATAATGAGTGTGCAATGGAATCgaaagctttctcaaagtccacTAGCAGTAGCAAACCTGGCTTCCGCTGTAACTGAGTATAGTATAATATATCATATACTAGTCTAATATTATCTGCAGTCGATCTTCCTTGCATAAAACCTCTCTGATCCTCGTGAATAATAGATGGCATAACTCGCTTTATTCTCTGAGCTATACAGGCTGAGGCAATTTTATATGACacatttaataaagagattGGGCACcaattttttaacagatgtttGGGTTTGTCTCCTTTTGGTATTAGTGTTATAACCCCCTGTCTCTGTGTTACAGATAAACTGCCCATTTTGAACCCCTCATTTAATGATCTTATCAGAAATATTCCtaaatctttccaaaagaatttgaagaactCTACTGGGAAACCATCATTTCCAGGGCTTTTATCATTCTTCATTTCtctaaatttctttaaattctaAACTGCACGAATTCTTACTACTTAGAATTGAGTGTGCTTTCTTTCCCCCCTCCCATGTACTCGCATCAAGAAAAAGTACGCAGCCGTAAATAAAGGTAGCGCTTATGCACAGCAAAAAGCTCACCGACGTAAACATAGATGCACAGTGGGACCTTTATGTCATCCCTTTTTGTAACAGTATacatcatcgacatcaataCATCTGTGAATACCGCTCATGGCAAAATGCTTTGGCCTTGCTGCACCACCGTgccagcttttttgtttgttgttacatgTTGTTGCTCTgtactttgttactttttactttCGGAAGAGGAAACAGTCCAGTTATGACTCTTTGGGCagtctagtttgtttgtttggtttttttttcctaattaaaaataatggataagTTAACTATATGTTCTATGAATCGTCGAGGCTTGGGAGACCCGAATAAAAGAGATGATATTCTCCatttccttaaagaaaaaaatacaacgtatactgtattcaagaaactcattttactaaaaaaatagaacatattgtcaaagcaaaatggggatatgatgtttactttaattctcACAGTTCAAACGCTAAGGGTCTGGCAATATTAATCAATAATAACTTcgaatacaaatacaaagatcTATACAATGATCCAGCTGGAaactttatgattttaaaagtggCATTGATGACTCTGATTATCTGCTAGTTAACCTTCATGGCCCAAATACTGATAGTCCAGCTTATTACAGTGAACTTAAAGAAAAGCTGCATAATCGAGAAAAAGTCTATGTCATCATGACTGGTGATTGGAACCTGGTGTTAAACCCAACTCTTGATTATtgcaactataaaagaataaataatcccAATTCgaggaaaatagtaaaaaacATTATTGAAGAGTTTAATCTAGTTGATATTTGGAGAGAGATGCATTCTGAGACTAAAGGTTTCACTTGGCGGAAGAGACACCCACTACAACAGGCTAGGTTAGACTTCTTTCTGATATCAGAAACATTAGCCGGGGAAGTTACTTCAGCAAAAATAGAACCATCTTATAGATCTGACCATTCCCCTATAATGATATCACTTCAGCTAGgaaaaaatcatggaaaatgCAAGACATTCTGGAAGTTTAATAAATCCCTTCTTAAAGATGAGGAGTACATACAATTAGCCAAGAAGGTTATTAGCGAGACTAGAGAACAATATGCAGCTTTACCATATTGTCGTGAATCACTGGACTCCATTTCTCCTTCTGATCTTCACCTCCAAATAAgtgatcaactttttttttgaaatgttacttttacaGATTAGGGGAGCCAGTATAGCTTATGCATCTgccaaaaagaagaagcagattacaagagagaaagagctaaaacaacaaataagtaacATAGAAGAAAACATGACTGAAGACTCCACATTACAGCTTGTAGCACTGCAAAATGAACTACAGAATATTAGGGAACATAGAGTTGAAGGATTGAGGATACGATCGAAAGCAAAATGGATTttcgaaggagaaaaaaattctaaatacttttgtaatttagagaaaagacattttgtaagtaaattaatgaagacaatagagaaagaaaatggggaaatccTTTGCGATCAAAAACTGATTACAGAagaatgtgatgatgatgatgatgatggcgatggcgatttgtaatgcgcaggtatccattccgaagaatgctcattgcgcagaaaaaagaacaaatgaagaacaaaaaagtgaacaaatatataaaacaccaggaaaagtaaaaaatggacagaagtgtttcttggtagtttaagactggcttgaaagaaacagatgggttttcagtttcttgcggaacgtggttggtgaggtgatggtggagagtgacgatggcagagcattccacagcttaggcgccgcatttttgaaggccctggctccagtgcgcttcttgttggtgtcttccattgcagggagacagaagcgtgacagggagcctgagcgcaggctacgtgacggctggtacggaggaactatttcctgcaaatagtcaggagcagttttagacatgcaggactgggcAATGAAAAGTACTTTGTGATCAAtacgcttgttcattgggagccaatgaaggctctgtaggatcagggtgatgtgctcagtggacgactttgcacgggtgacaatcctggcagctgtgttttgaactctttggagccgatccaactgagtagcaggtataccccacaatgcactgttacaatagtccaatcgtgatgtgatggtagccacagcaagtcagtttgcagcagcttgagtcagaATGGAccgtagtctacctaaagtcctcaaaaagtagtaggacttagccacaacagaactgacatggttgcacatggagagctctgcatcaataaacagccctaggtcccgtacacagtcagcaaaggctatggaggcatcaccgacctgaacggcactaatgccaatctgctcccGTCTGGCCATGGGGCCACACAGTAACGCTTCTGTCTTGTCGTCATTGAGTTTAAGACGATTCCTGGTCATCCACGCCTTCACCGCAacacaacaagattcaagtcgTTGAAGCGCAACCCTAGCCACTGCCGGGTCGGGGGGGAAACTGCTCAGAATCTGTGTATCGTCCGCAAAGAACTGACGTCCCATCTGAAAGCGTTCAACGACCCGTCCAAGCTGTGAAACATATagcgaaaataataatggacccaAAACGGAGCCGTGTGGTACGCCACACACCAGAGGAACTGCCTCAGAGCTTGCGGAGCCGACAATCACTCTCTGAGATCTCTCGGCAAGATAGGAGGCAATCCACTGCAGTGCAGCGCCCTGGATACCAGCCTCTGACGACAATCTCTGGAGCAGCAGGCggtggttgatggtgtcaaacgCACTACTCAGGTCAAGTAATACCAACAGCACTAAGTTGCCAGAGTTGACactacaaagaatgtcatttgtcacacgaagaagagcagtttctgtgctgaagccaggacgatacgctgactgaaatttatctaggcagccataattaataaaatgggtcataagctgctctgcaaccaccctctccagtagcttggaaatatatgataaatttgacaCTGGACGATAGTTTTTACAGTCGGAGGGATCCAGGTTCGTTTTTTTCAACAAGGGCTTCACAAAAGCCTGTTTAAAACACCGTGGAACACATCCTGCTCTCAAACTGGCATTAATAAtgtccaagatgacaggaaataaaatgtccaGAAGTTGAAGAATAAATTTAGTTGGTACAGGATCCAAGGCACATGAAGTTTTAGTTGATCTCGCTACAAGTTTCCTCAAGTAACTCTCATCAATACACGTGAAAGAAGTCAGCGGAACACCAGCAAATGGCACAGAATAATCTGCCTCACACTCTGGCAACTCACAAGCTGCACTCTCAAGTCCAGCACTAATCTCCTTTATCTTattaacaaagaaggaagacagctgaTCAGCAGCTGACTTGACGTCCACCTCAGAAAGACCGGACTAGTTCCGTTCTTACCCAACAATctgttcacaatgtcaaaaATCTTTCTGGGATTTCCACTCGCAGCCTCTAGCTGCTCTTGCACGAATAGCGACTTAGCCTTttttacagcacaaacatatttatttctggctaacttatacagctgtctgtcaatctcaaGTTTAGTCTTCCTCCACTTTTTCTCTGCCAGCCGTCTCTGTTTCTTGGCTTCACTCACCCCCTCACAAAACCACGCACAATCTGGTCTATCTACAACAATTTTGCTGACTGCAGGCGCATGCTTATCAAGCAGCTCTAGTAAAGTCTGATTGTATAACTCTGGTAACTCATTAACATCTGTGGGAGGATCTAATAACAACTTTGACTGATGCAGGTCTTCTCTGAAAGCGTTCAGGTCAACCTTCaaatttctacacaaaacagATGTCTTTCTACGCCTTGGTCGAGAAAGATCAGTCACCAAGGACTGCACAAAATGGTCTGAAATCAAAAAATCCTCGACAACAGCTGACTTGACCAGTGACTCTGATGGCGCACGAGTGATAACCCAGTCAAGAATGTGTCCAAGTCTATGAGTTGGTTTATCAATCAGCTGACAAAGACCACGGCTATCTAAAGCCTCAATCAACCGCTTCACATCACTATCTTGAGGTctatcaaagtgaaaatttacatcCCCAAAATAAGAATTTTCTCCTTTGTGAGTAAACTGTCCAGCAGCATATTAAATTCCTCATGAAACAGAGAATCGGAAAGCTGATTCTTTTTCGATGGAGGAGGTCTATACAAACAAATGATCTCTAATGTCTGCTTGGATAATGTCAGTCTTGCTGTTATGTACTCAAAGGACCTGtactgtgtttgtctcttcaacactgtaaatttcaaatgtactttaaataaaactccaaCTCCACCCCCACTCCTACCACTCCTGGGATTTTGTGCAAATGTATAGCCCTGTGGTGTAAGGTCTTTGATTACTGATTCATCACCTATCTCTTTTAACCAtgtctctgacaagaaaaatacatcaaagtcattatccaacactaaatcatgaatgtccacagccttgTTGCAGACTGACTGCACATTTAAGTGACCAACACATAGACTTGTCACGTTTTTCGTTTCTGTTGAAAGTCCCCCGCTCTCtgacaaaggaaaattttcattaaaattgagGTCACCGTTCTGTTTCCCACCATTTGCACCTCGATTGGTGCTGAGGTGTAGTAGTGGTGGAGATTTACATTTGTCATTTAGACCGTATTTCCTCAGCCGGCACTGAACTCCTcctctcctacctctctttcgcttttttttctgatggacgGTCGAGTCTTGAGGTCGGATAATAGTACTACTGGCAAATTTCACTGTAAAGTTTAGTATATGTTTCAAGAATCAACACTAGTTAGTCTTTTAACTTAAGATGCCCTGCTATTGTAACTTGTCACACAGAATCTTATATTTTCGCTGTTGGACATCACTACCTTTAGAAAATGTGTAACTTCAGCGGGGTTTTATTTAACAGgaacagaaatgtaaataaagaatatttttgtacagtTGAAACTCTTCGTGACCTTCTTCAACTCGCGGATAAGTATGGTGTGCAGCAGGTCTTTCACAACTGCCGAACATACTTCGACAGACGCATAAATTGCAAGCATCAAGACATGAAGATTGATGAAACTTTACTCTTCCTTGGGATAGTCGAAGAGTGGAGCAAAGAATACGATCAACGAAGTTCGTTTAGATCAGCTCTAATTGAAAAGGCAAGTAAAGCAGAAACGTGTCATttgagaaaaaagcaaatatttttcttctctacCTTCTACAGCTCAAAGAGACATCCGCATGTCTCGTCTTGAGACAGccgaaagaaaatataaattataagtCCTAGAGCTAAACAATTGACTAGTATGATTGAAACTACTGATGGCTTTTCCTTGTAATCCTTTGTGATGAGCTTTTGTGTCAGACACATCTTATAAACACCCACATAAGGTTTTCTGTCGATAGATTATTACTAATATTCATTCGTTCCTTCGTGGggtccatgccgaccaatcataatctctgtacCGTGTAGTCGGCATGGCTCCCACCTTAATTGGCCGCAGTCGCCATAGTTACGCCTCGTCAACTTTCCCTACGTCAAAACACATCGAATGACGTCAAATAATCCGCGTGGGAATTGCGTCAGCATtcgcgtgactgctctcccctggtataacagacaacaaataattagaATTAACAGATCTATGAGGCACATCAGTCGCCTTCAGACTTCACAGAAGTTTCCGTCGGGGCTCGAAGTGTTGTGCACTCTTATTTAGGACTCTTGTTAAACAAACCTCATTTTCTCTACAAACAATGCAGTGTTCTAGTAATAAAAAGGAATGTTATATTTCTATGATTGAAAAAAGAACTTCCAAATATGAGCAAAAGGATGATCTTTCGGACATCGTTCTGGTAGTAGAGGACAAGAAGCTTCACGTCAATAAAGCCTTGTTGATGATACATTCCAATGTGTTTAAGACAATGTTCACCGGATCCTTCATTGAAAAGGATTTATCAGAGATTCCACTTCCAGGAAAGAAAGTGGATTTAATGGTGGAGCTATTGGACCATATCCATCCCGGAGACACTACTGGCAACTTTAACAGTAAGGTTTAGTACATGTTTCAAGCATCAACACTAGTTAGTCCTTTAACTTAAGATGCTATTGCGTCACACAGAATCTTATATTTGCTGTTTGGCAGGAGCCTTTGTAATCTTCATCTTTAGTCCATGgttacattttaacaaattgaTTTTAATAGATTATCACATTTTCAATActttatttcaatataaaaaacaGGAAAGCTGATAATGAATTACAGTATATAACGTACAAAGCACAGTACATACATCATTGTATTAGTCATCTGTAATGTCCTGTAAACTACACCTTTTAACATTACTTTAGAATGCTTCGAATTTGTTGACTATTTTCAAAGTTTCTTGACATCACTACCTTTAGCAAACGTGTAATTTCAGTGTGGATTTTTAAACAAGAAcagacatgtaaataaataatatttttctacagcTGAAACTCTACGTGAACTTCTCCAACTCGCCGATGAGTATGGTGTCCAGCAGGTCTTTCACAACTGCCGAGCATACTTCGACAGACGCATAAATTGCAAGAATCAAGACATGAAGATTAGTGAAATTTTACTCTTCCTTGGGATAGTCGAAGAGTGGAGCAACGAATACGATCAACTAAGTTCGTTCAGATCTTATTTAATTAGAAAGGCAAGTAGAATACAAATGGGTCTTTtgaaaattaacaaatattatTCTTCTCTACCTGCTACAACTCAAAGAGACATCCTCATGCGTCATCTTGATAGAGTCGAAAGAATTTAAGAAGTATAAGACCTAGAGTTAAACAATTGGCTAGTAGGATTGAAACTACTGATGGCTTTTCATTGTAATCCTTTGTGATGAGCCTTTGTGTCAGACACATCTTATAAACACCCACATAAGGttttctgtgaaacatttaGGACGATTCAGAGTTCTGTGAGTCCATCTCAGCATTGATGACAATTACTTTTGTAACAAGATCATAACATATATCGATCGATTATCATTAATATTCATCAATTGGAGTAGTTCACGCTGTGTGAGATTAGTTTGATGTTACACGGGGTACAATTAATCTCATTAGACTTCATGCCAGCAGTCTACACAAAAGTTATATCGGACCATTCCTATGATAAACTATAGCACATGTTGGACGATACTTTATATTAACTGAAACTATTTtgatagtaaatatattttgaaatttttatctAGAGATTCTGTGTATCATCAGTTTATAGATAAACAGATTTTGCTCCAAGGAACTTACTCTTGCACGGCACACTACAGTTAGTAACTGAATTTCTAGCCAAgtactttttgttattaatatttttcccaAACTGTCTGCTACTCAGTATTTAGCAACATTGAATGCTCAAATTGCCAACTATTATGTTGCACTAACACTTAATCTTACGGAAGACATCGTTTATATGAGTAGTTTGTGTAGTGGAAGTGATCAAAGCGATGTGTAACTATGTCTGAGAGTAATATACCGTAAGTAACACATTAGtaagtttacatttgttttcattctcatcTATTCTAATAGTAAATAAAGGTGACTACTTAACTTGCAGTGATTGGGTTCCTTCTACGCTAGttctcataatttttgttttattctattTTGTGATTAATATGCGAAaatcatttgtttgtgtttgtgtttgtgtgtgtgtgtgaactatatCAATGTTTAGTCTTTCAGCTTTTCTACAAGGCCATGGAACCTTTAGAGACATTCAATGACAACATGTCTCATTCACGGTGTTTGTTAGTAGACTGCCTCTCCATCTGATGACAGACCGCCAAAGACAGAGCTAACGTTTATTCCTTACTGGTCTCAACGCGCAGACACACTGTCAGTCATGTGACTATgtttaagaaatacaaatagCATCACACAAGCACCTTGCCAAACtcgctcactctctcactcaacCATAAGTCGAGCTAAAAGTGAATATTTGATGTAGATCTCCCTTTGCTGTCAACCCGTGACCTAATATTTATGAATAGTCCGTGTTTCCATGTTGCTGTGGGAGGGGGGAGCAGTGGAGTGAGTAAGTAGTGTGGGTGGGTTGCCACACGTGTACGCACTGCGCATGTCGGAGCCTCCATAGCAACAGCCTGTACTAACGGGCCAACGATCGGAAGGtcggaaaaaaaattgtcaactTTAGTTACATGGCGCAGATACTGTCAAAATCCATCAAATCGAATAACGGTCAACTGTTAATGCAAAGTTGGAAATGTGTATCGCACTTGTGGCATCGCTTGTATTAATGTCATGCATTTTCaccattttgtatttgtgcattTATGATAAACTACATTCAATCAGCAAAGACGTTAGTACACAACATCAGACACAGAAGCATATTAAACACAGCATCGCATTGCTGGCAAATGTTTCGGCCCACTATGGCtctaccttttttattttgatcatttatttacaaaattttattatgtGCATTTGTTATTCTCACTTTTAACTACCTGATACTTCCTGTATACCTAACAGAATACTTTTCTGTAGATGAAACTCTTGTGGACAGTCTTCAGCCTTTAGACGAGTATCGGGTACATCATGTGTTTGCAGATTGTAAACAGAACATCGTCAAGCAAGTGATTGTGGATGTTAACTACATACTgatcactttcttttttgtctgaaTCTGAATATTATGGATTATACATTTGATAAGAGAGAAGTTACTGCGGACAGCATTATACAAAGGacataaagaattaaaagagTTGCCGCTTATTCTCAATCTCGCCTCGGAAGACATCTTAATGTAGTGTTTATAGACGATAGAAAGATTCTGCCTCTTTCTTCAGATAGAAAATTGTTTCGTGCATGCTGTGAATACTGCTCAGAGTAGTGAGCTTGCGTGTTTGGTGGGAGATTCCGctgtacacattattatttacGTTATGGGGTATTAAAATCTTCTCGTACTCTCAACCACAaatacgcgcacacacatgcatgaaggCGCGCGTGCACAGGTCTCCTCACACAGACAGTCGACCTCGTCCAAAGGCAGCAGCGGGTTCATTGTGGATTCGGTGAACATCTCTCAGGTGACGGCGACCTggatcaaatcaaatcaaattcaaatcaaatcagactttattgtctttagacgatacccaagacagaaatttttctttgctcacaagggcaggcatacatactcagacatttacacacacaggtaggagtaaagatacaggtaggttggatctccgtcaaatggtcaatggtATTCCAatcttatatttcttgtatatattaataaaaaaaaaatgcgttggcattgcagaatGCAACGAAAAcgtctgaactgcattttcttcatcctcctagtactagtttctgtcaacaacaggtactgtaataCGGTTTTTAAAGATATGTACTTGCAACCTTGAACTTGGATATCATTGGCTAGGTGAATCCGCTGGGCTAACAATAGCTCACGATGACGCGGGGTTTCCCCTGCTACCAACACTATTTCCCGCACAGCGCCTCTCCACGAACGTTGCATAGCAACGCGTTCTAAGAACTCGCAGGACTTGTTTACTAGTCGACAGGAGCCTGTGCGAGTCCCACAAACGCGAACTTGTTGTAATAGAGCGAACCATTGCAACCTCTTTTCAATCTTTTTATTCAAAGCGACTGCATGTCACTGTTTCGTCTCTGTACAAATTCGTCGTTTTTCTCagacaaaagaaatggaaaaagctCCTAAAACGAGACTTGAAACTAAATATAGCAACATGTTTACAGATGTCTATCCATGCCGACCAATCAGAATCTCTGTACCGTGTAGTCGGCATGGCTCCAACCTCAATCGGCCGTAGTTACGCCTGGTCAACTTTTCCTACGTCAAAACACATCGAATGACGTCAAATAATCCGCGTGGGGATTGCGTCAGCATTCGtgtgactgctctcccctggtataacagacaacaaataattagaATTAACAGATCTCTGAAGCACATCAGTCGCCTTCAGACTTCACAGAAGTTTCCGTCGGGGCTCGAACTGTTGTGCACTCTTATTTAGGACTCTTGTGTGGTTGTTAAACAAACCTCATTTTCTCTACAAAGAATGTTGTTTTCAAGTGATGAAGAGGAATGTTGTATTACTACGATTGAAAAAAGACCTTCCAAATATGAGCAAAAGGATGATTTATCGGACATCGTTCTGGTAGTAGAGGACAAGAAGCTTCACGTCAATAAAGCCTTGTTGATGATACATTCCAATGTGTTTAAGACAATGTTCACCGGATCCTTCATTGAAAAGGATTTACAAGAGATTAAACTTCCAGGAAAGAAAGTGGATTTAATGGTGGAACTATTGGACCATATCCATCCCGGGTGCACTACTGAAAAATTTCACGGTAAGGTTTAGTACATGTTTCAAACATCAACACTAGTTAGTCTTTTAACTTAAGATGCTATTGCGTCACACAGAATCTTATATTTGCTGTTGGGCAGCAGCCTTGGTAATCTTCATCTTTAGTCCATGGTAACAATTTAACAAATTGATTTTAATAGATTATCACATTTTCAATActttatttcaatataaaaaacaGGAAAGCTGATAAAGAATTACAGTATATAACGTACAAAGCACAGTACACACAGCATTGTATTAGTCATCTGTAATGTCCTGTAAACTACACCTTTTAACATTACTTTAGAATGCTTCGAATTTGTTGACTATTTTCAAAGTTTCTTGACATCACTACCTTTAGCAAATGTGTAATTTCAGTGGGGATTTTTAAACAAGAACAGacatctaaataaataatatttttctacagcTGAAACTCTACGTGAACTTCTCCAACTCGCCGATGAGTATGGTGTCCAGCAGGTTTTTCACAACTGCCGAGTATACTTCGACAGACGCATAAATTGCAAGCATCAAGACATGAAGATTGATGAAATTTTACTCTTCCTTGGGATAGTCGAAGAGTGGAGCAACGAATACGATCAACTACGTTCGTTCAGATTTGATTTAATTAGAAAGGCAAGTAGAGTAGAAATTGGTCTTGTGATAGAAAGCAAATATTATTCTTCTCTACCTGCTACAACTCAAAGAGACATCATCATGCGTCGTCTTGAGAGAGTCGAAAGAATTTAAGAAGTATAAGACCTAGAGTTAAACAATTGGCTAGTAGGATTGAAACTACTGATGGCTTTTCATTGTAATCCTTTGTGATGAGCTTTTGTGTCAGACACATCTTATAACACCCACATAAGGttttctgtgaaacatttaGGACGATTCAGAGTTCTGTGAGTCCATCTCAGGATTGATGATAATTACTTTTgtaacaagatcataaaataaaacacaaaagttaTATCGGACATTCCTATAATAAACGATAGCACATGTTGGACAATATTTTATAGTAACTGAAACTATTTTGAtactaaatataatttgaaatttcATCTTGAGATTCTGTGTATCGTCAGTTTATAGATAAACAGATTTTGCTCAGTTTACATCCAAGGAACCTACTCTTGCAGAGCACACTACACTTAGTAACTGAATTTCTAgccaaatacttttttattaacatttttccCAAACTGTCTGCTACTCAGTATTTAGTAGCATTGCGAGTTCAAATCGCCAACTATTATGTTGCACTAACACTAAATCTTAAGGAAGATAGTGTTTATATGAGTAGTTTGTAGTGGAAGTGATCAAAGCGATGTGTAACTATATCTGAGAGTAATATACCGCAAGTAACCCATAAGtaagtttacatttgttttcattctcatccattcaaaaagcaaataaaggtATATACTTAACTTGCAATGATTGGGTTTGTTCTACGCTAGttctcataatttttgttttattctattttatgaTTAATATGCGAAAATCATctgatggtgtgtgtgagtgtgtttgtatgtgtgtgtacgtgtgtgtgaacTATATCAATGTATAGTCTTTCAGCTTTTCTACAAGTTCATGGAACCTTTAGAGACAATTAATGACTACATGTCTCATTCACGGTCTTTGTTAGTAGACTGCCTCTCCATCTGATGACAGACCGCCAAAGACAGAGCAAACGTTTATTCCTTACTGGTCTCAACGCGCAGACACACTGTCAATCATGTGACTATgtttaagaaatacaaatagCATCACACAAGCACCTTGCCAAACtcgctcactctctcactcaacCCTATGTCGGACtaaaagtgaatattttatgtAGATCTCCTTTT
Coding sequences within:
- the LOC112574112 gene encoding BTB/POZ domain-containing protein At1g21780-like yields the protein MLFSSDEEECCITTIEKRPSKYEQKDDLSDIVLVVEDKKLHVNKALLMIHSNVFKTMFTGSFIEKDLQEIKLPGKKVDLMVELLDHIHPGCTTEKFHAETLRELLQLADEYGVQQVFHNCRVYFDRRINCKHQDMKIDEILLFLGIVEEWSNEYDQLRSFRFDLIRKASRVEIGLVIESKYYSSLPATTQRDIIMRRLERVERI